Below is a genomic region from Anser cygnoides isolate HZ-2024a breed goose unplaced genomic scaffold, Taihu_goose_T2T_genome scaffold_46_1, whole genome shotgun sequence.
ttctcctcttctttttccttcttctcttcttcttcttccccttctcctcttccttcttttcttcttcttccagctcTTCTTCTCGTTCTACCTTCTAGTCCTATTCTCCTTCCTTCTACTCTTCGTCTTCCCCTGCTCCTATTCATTCACCTCCTCTTCTTAttcttccatctcctcttcttcttcttctccttctcttcttccttctcctctacttcttcccccttctcctcctcttcttcttccccttctcctcttccttctcctcttcttctcttccttcccctcttcttcttccttatcctcttcttcttcttcccctgctccttttccttctcccctttttctttttctttttccacttctcctcttccttctcctcttcttcttcttccttctcctcttctccttctgacccttctcctcttccttctcttcttcaacttctccttctcctcttcttcctcttccttcttctgctcttcttcttccttctcctcttcttcttcttcccttctcctcttccttctcctcttcttcttccttctcctcttccgtgtcctccttttcttctcctttttttcttcttcttcttccccttatcctcttccttctgctcatcttcttcttccccttctcatccttctcctcttcttcttctttctcctcttcttcttcttccttttcctctcttcttcttcccctagCCCTCTTCCTTAATCCTTCTAATCtacttcttcttccccttcgcctcttccttctgctcttcttcttccttcaacTACTATTCTTCTCCGTTCTCATCTCCCTCTTCTTCCACTGCTcttcttccatctcctcttctccttcttccttcttctcctcttcttccccttctcctcttcttttcttctgcttccttctcctcttcttcttcttccgtctcctcttccttctcttcttcttctccttctttttcctcttcttcttcttcccttatcctcttctttctcttcttcttctccttccttttcctctgcttcttcttccctttctcctcttctttctcttcttcttattccttctcctcttcttcttcttccccttttcctcttccttctcctcttcttcttcttcccattctcctcttccttctcctcttcttccttcttctcctcctcttttttccttctattcttctttttctgttcttcttccttctcctcttcttcttcttccccttctcctcttccttctcctcctcttcatcttttttcctcttcttcttcttccccttctcctctgccttctcctcttcttcttctcccttctccttttctccttctgccccttctcctcttccttctcttcttcttccttctcctcatctccttcttccccttctcttccttctcctcttcttccttctcctcttcttcttcctcctcgtcttcttcttcttccttcttctactattcTTCCTcgtcttctcctttttccctgctcctcctccttctcctcttcttcttctttctcctcttcttcttcttccccttctcctctttcttctcctcttcttcttccttctcctcttctgtgtcctccttctccattttttcttcttcttcttccccttctcctcttccttctcctcttcttccccttctcctcttctcctcttgtccttcttccttctcctcttcttcttctgtctcctcttccttctcctcttcttctccttccttttcctcttcttcttcttccccttctcctcttccttcttgtcctggttccacttaggacagagttaatttttcctcctagtagctggtagggtgctatgttttggattaggatgagaagagcgctgataacatgctgatgttttaattgttgcagagcagtgcttacaccaggccaaggacttttcagcttctcgctctgtcctgccagcgagcaggctaggggtgcagcaggagctgggaggggacagacccaggacagctgacccaaactggccaaaggggtattccataccatctgacgtcatgctaaacaatatataggggtggctggccggggtggggggccggctgctcggggataggctgggcatcggtcagggggtggtgagcaattgcattgtgcatcacttgtttcttacacattattattattaatactattaccattatcactattattattattgttattataatgttcctgtcttaataaactgtctttatctcaactcaccggcttcactttcccgtttctctcccccatcccagagagggaggggggagggtgagcgaacggctgtgtggtgtttggCTGCCAcccgggttaaaccacaacagtccttttggcacccaacgtggggctcgaagggttgagatatcgacagatttgacctGAGTGTGTTAAAccaaaattggtataagtattggacctgcttaatagttcctagtcacgatgttgattgccttaatctccagtctgctgtgcctgttttccaaattgagttttatagcgcgttactttctgtatgtgctccctgttgcactgtttatcctttccgggccctggtttaagattgttatggtactgtgcggtgtaacaatggcttatgaaatgatgaaatatctggtcatgactctaacctggtatttgtactcagcactgacgtcgactctatactttggaaaccatatctcggaaactattagcaattacacctattgccttttctcgtcagggagccaatctgtgaaggggacaggggaagacatgtttccctccctgttcactctccctttctccttcaccaccctcttatcccccgagctagttacggtggttctccgagatgttgaatatccttgggatactcagaccagcctgctcttgttgttatgtctcctgaatgcgcttcaggttttgttgagggttaaacaactacttaggaatctcatccggagatctgtcttgaggcgggatagttgcgagtggcagggagtgtgggaggatatgggcaggtttctagagcagtggtcacctccagtgttttggacattcatccccgaacaactgcaaaatcctaaaaagctggcagaatgcttgaaaaaaaggtgtcatgtctctggcagttccaaagtgacacaaatcactgtagcgtgctggggtctggcttgtgcctatcgagctgcaattgatgctactagcaacctagtGACACACACTGCaaccgctccagctcctgcagccgctccagctccagctcccgcagccactccagcccctgcagcagctccagctcctgcagctgctcccactcctgtggctgggtcagagaaacgagctgtggcagtgcaagttgaccccgcagagggtattccaaccacaacacttctgttcttctttttccttctcctcttcttcttccccttctcctcttccttctcctgttagtcttccccttctcctcttccttctcctcttcctattcccttctcctcttccttctcctcttcttcttcttccttctcctcttccttctcctcttcttcttcttccttctcctcttcttcttccccttcgcctcttccttctcctcctcttcgtCTTCCTtgtcctcttcttcttcttctctcttcccttcttcttcttccctctcctatacgtctcttccccttctcctccttcaccTTCTTATTCCTTCTTCGCTTCTTCCTCTtacttctcctcttccttctcatctttTTCCTCTACCTTTTCTTCTACcaccttctcctcttccttctcctgttctttttcttcccattctcctcttccttctcttcttcttccttctcctcttcttattcttccttcttttctttctcttccttctcttcttcttccttctcctcttcttctttccccttctcctcttcgttctcttcttcttccttctcctcatcttccccttctcctctttcttttcttcttccatctcctcttcttcttcttccttctactccttttcttcttccttctcctcttcttcgtcttcccctgctcctattccttcacctcctcttcttcttccatctcttcttcttcttccccttctcgTCTTCCTTCTCCTcgtcctcttcttccttctcctatTCCTTaacatcttcttcttcttccttctcctcctcttcttctttcttctcctcttccttatcctcttcttcttccccttctcctctttcttctcctcttcttcttcttccttttcctcttcttcttccttctcctcttccttctcctatTCTTCTACTCTtcattctcctcttcttcttccttctcctcttccttctccacttcttcttcttccttctcctcttccataACCTCCTCTACTTCtacttccccttctccccttccttctcttcttcttcctcccctgctcctcttccttctcctcttcttattccttcttctctgcttttctaccttttccccttcttcttctcccctgctcctgttccttctcctcttcttcttcttccttctcctcttcttcttccccttctcctcttccttctccacttcttcttccttctcctcttcttctactccccttctcctcttcctcaccgtcttcttcatcttccttctcctcttcttcttcttccttctcttcttcttccttctcttcttcttccttctcctcttcttcgtattcccttctcttccttctcctcttcttcttctttctgttcctcttccttaacaccttcttcttcttccttcttttcttattcttcttcccttctcctcttccttctcctcttcttctacttccattctgctcttccttcccatcttcttcattctcttcttcttctttctccccttctcctcttccttctcttgttcttatacttccttctcctctttcttaaCCTCTTCTTAtaattccttttcctcttcttcatccCCTTCTTCTCTTCATTCCcttcttgttcttccttctctgcttcttccttctcctcttcttcttccctttttcctcttccttctaaGCTGCTTCTTCTTTtacttctcctcttccttatccgcctcttcttcttcctactcctcttcttcttcctcatatccacttcattctcttcttcatcttctcctcttctttgtattcccttctcttccttctcctcttcttcttctttctgttcctcttccttaacaccttcttcttcttccttcttttcttattcttcttcccttctcctcttccttctcctcttcttctacttccattctgctcttccttcccgtcttcttcattctcttcttcttctttctccccttctcctcttccttctcttgttcttatacttccttctcctctttcttaaCCTCTTCTTAtaattccttctcctcttcttcctccccttctcctcttccttctcttcttcaccttccttctcctcttcttcgtatttccttctcttccttctcctcttcttccccttcttctcttcttattcttccttctcctcttcttcttcccattcTCCTCTTCATTCCCTtcaccttcttcttccttctcttcttcttcttgcttctcctcttcttcttccctttttcatcttccttctctgcttcttcttcttttccttctcctcttccttaaactcttcttcttccttctcctcttcttctacttccccttcttcttcttccttactctcttcttcctcttctcctcttccatctcttcttcttctttcttctcctcttccttaacctctttttcttcttttctccgCTTCTTCTacctccccttctttttcttccttcctctcttcttcttccccttctcctcttccttctcctcttcttcttcttccttctcctcttcttcttccccttctcctcttcctttttcccttctcctcttcgttctcctcttcttccttctgctcttcttctACTTCCCTCCTGTTCTTCtacttccccttctcctcttccttaccctcttcttcttccttctcctcttcttcttccccttatcctcttccttctcttcttcatcttccttctcctcttcttcttattcccttctcttccttctcctcttcttcttctttctgttcttcttccTTATCATCtacttcttcttccttctcctcttcttcattctcctcttctgcttcctccctttctcttcttccttctcgtCTTCTTATActtccttctgctcttccttaacgtcttcttcttcttccttttcctcttcttctactTCCCAGTCTCCTCTtctggtgccaacacagaaattttggtttttttgaccatggggcgctttactcggcacccggcctgatgtCCGCAGACCGGTCTCTAtttctaaggggaaaacggatcctagtCCCGGAGCtagcagggctcgttgagagggctttaaactaggaaagaagggggatggggctgaaagaaggcctgttggagctgtgccggggggaacaatggcaaagccggggaaaaaggcaatggcccaaatgaagtgcatctacactaatgcacgcagcatgggcaacaaacaagaggagctggaagccatctTGCAGCAGGAAGtctatgacttggttgccatcacggaaacatggtgggaccactctcatgactggagtgctgcaatgtctggctatagggtcttcagaagggacaggcagcacagaaggggtggtggtgtggctctctatattagagagtgtttagatgttgaggaacttgaggctgggaatgataaggttgagtccctgtgggttaggatcagagggaaggccaacaaggcaagcatcctggtggggggtctgttatagaccactgaaccaggatgaggagacggatgaggagttctacaggcagctggcagaagttgcgaaatcgtcagcgcttgttctcatgggggacttcaacttcccagacatatcctggaagcacaacacagcccagagaaagtagtctaggaggtttctggagagcgtggaagatagcttcctgacgcagctggttagagagcctaccaggggaggtgccccgctagaccttctgttcacaaacagtgacggactggtgggagatgtggtgttcgagagctgtcttgggcagagtgaccacgaaatggttcaggtCTCTAgtcttggcgaagtcaggaaggggaccagtaaaaccgctgtcttggacttccggagggctgactttgagctgttcaggacactggttggcagagtcccttgggaggaggttctgaagggcaaaggagtccaggaaggctgggcactccttaagaaggaaatcttaatggctcaggagcggtctgtccccacgtgcccaaagacgagccgacgcggaactagaccggcctggctgagcagagagttgtggctcgagcttaggagaaaaaggagggtttataatctttggaaaagagggcgggctactcaggaggactataagaatgttgcgaggctgtgcagggacaaaattagaaaggccaaagctcatctggagctcaatctggctactgccgttaaagataacaaaaaacgtttttacaaatacatcaccACAAAAAgaaggactaaggagaatctccatcctttactggatgtggggggaaacttagttactaaggatgaggaaaaggctgaggtgctcaatgctttctttgcctcagtctttagcggcaagaccggttgttctctggatacctggtaccctgagctggtggaaggggatggggagcaggatgtggccctcactatccacaaGGAAATtgttggtgacctgctacggcacttggatgtgcgcaagtcgatggggccggatgggatccacccgagggtactgagcgaactggcggaggagctggccaagccgctttccatcatttatcagcactcctggctatcaggggaggtcccagtcgactggcggatagcaaatgtgacgcccatctacaagaagggccggagggtagacctggggaactataggcctgttagcttgacctcagtcccagggaagctcatggagcagattatcttgagtgtcatcacgcggcacttgcagggcaaccaggcgatcaggcccagtcagcatgggtttatgaaaggcaggtcctgcttgacgaacctgatctccttctatgaccaagtgacgcgcttggtggatgaggggaaggctgtggatgtgctttaccttgacttcagtaaggcttttgacaccgtttcccacaacattctcctcaagaaactggctgctcgtggcttggactggcgtacgcttcgttgggttaaaaactggatggatggccgggcccaaagagttgtggtgaatggagccaaatccagttggaggccggtaactagtggagtcccccagggctcagtacgggggccagtcctcttcaatatctttatcgatgacctggatgaggagatcgagtgcaccctcagtaagtttgcagatgacaccaagttaggtgcatgtgtcgatctgctcgagggaaggaaggctctgcaggaggatctggataggctggaccgatgggctgaggtcagctgtatgaagttcaacaaggccaagtgccgggtcctgcacctggggcgtaacaaccccaagcagcgctacaggctgggagatgagtggttggaaagctgcctggcaaagATGGatctgggagtactggttgatagtcggctgaatatgagccagcagtgtgctcaggtggccaagaaggccaacagcatcctggcttgcataagaagcagtgtggccagcaggtctagggaggtgattgtgcccctgtactcagctctggtgaggccgcacctcgagtactgtgttcatttttgggcccctcgctacaggaaggacatggacgtgctcgagagagtccggagaagggcaacgaagctggtgagaggtctggagaacaagtcttacgaggagcggctgagggagctgggaatgttcagcctggagaagaggaggctcaggggagacctcatcgctctctataggtaccttaaaggaggctgtagagaggtaggggttggtctattctcccacgcgcctggtgacaggacgagggggaatgggctaaagttgcgccaggggaagtttaggttggatattaggaagaacttctttactgaaagggttgttaggcattggaatgggctgcccagggaggtggttgagtcgccatacctggaggtctttaaaagacgtttagatgtagcccttagtgatatggttaagtgtaggacttgttagtgttaggacagaggttggactagatgatcttggaggtctcttccaacctagacgattctgtgattctgtgattctgtcattccttctcttcttattcttccttctcctcttccttaacctcttctccttcttccttctcctcttctttttccccttcgcctcttccttctcctcctcttcttcttatttctctttttttttccttctcctcttccataacctcctcttcttccttctcctcttcttctacttccccttctcctcttccttatcctcttcttcttccttctccttttcttcttccccatatcctcttccttctcttcttcctcttccttctacTCTTCTTCTTATTCCGTTCCCTTccatctcctcttcttctttccgTACCTCTTCCTTaacatcttcttcttccttcttttcttattcttcttcccttctcctcttccttctcttcttgttcttcccttctgctcttccttctcctcttcttattcttccttctcctcttcttcttccccttctcctcttcctttttcccttctcctcttcgttcacctcttcttccttctcctcttcttctactTCCCAGTCTCCTcttacttcttcttcttccttctcctcttccttaaccttttcttcttccttcccctcttcttccccttctcctcttccttctccatttcttcttcttccttctcttcttcttcttccttcaacgattcttcttcactttttcctcttccttctctgctccttctacttttccttctcctcatccttaacctcctcttcttcttccttctcgtCTTCTTCTACTTCCCCGTGTCGTcttccttctccatttcttcttcttccttctaatcttcttcctccccttctcctcttccttctcttcttcatcttccttctcctcttcttcgtattcccttctcttccttcccctgttagtcttccccttctcctcttccttctcctcttcctattcccttctcctcttccttctcctcttcttcttcttccttctcctcttccttaacctcttcttcttcttccttctcctcttcttcttccccttctcctcttccttctcctgttagtcttccccttctcctcttcctattcccttctcctcttccttctcctcttcttcttcttccttctcctcttccttctcctcttcttcttcttccttctcctcttcttcttccccttctcctcttccttctcctcttcttcttcttccttctcctcttcttcttcctcttctcttcttccatctcctcttcttcttcttccttctcctcttcttcttccccttctcctcttccttctcctgttagtcttccccttctcctcttccttctcctcttcctattcccttctcctcttccttctcctcttcttcttcttccttctcctcttccttaacctcttcttcttcttccttctcctcttcttcttccccttctcctcttccttaacctcttcttcttcttccttctcctcttcttcttccccttctcctcttccttaacctcttcttcttcttccttctcctcttcttcttccccttctcctcttccttctcctcttcttcttcttctttctcctcttctacttccccttctcctcttcctactcctcttatttttcttccttctcctcttattatacttccccttcttcttcttccttcctctcttcttcttccccttctcctcttccttctcctcttcttattctcttttctcctcttccttaacctcttcttctttctcttcttcttctacttcccctttctcctcttactattccttcctctccttaaccgcttccttctcctctacttattctcctcttccttaaaatctacttcttcttccttctcttcttcttcgccttctcctcttccttctcctcttctgcttcttccttctccacttcttccttctcctcttcctctatttccccttctcctcttccttaccctcttcttcttcttccttctcctcttcttcttccccttatcctcttccttctcttcttcatcttccttctcctcttcttcttattcccttctcttccttctcgtcttcttcttctttctgttcctcttccttatcatctccttcttcttccttctccactacttcttccccttctcctcttccttcccctcttctacttcttccttcccttcttcttcttcctcctcttcttcttcctcttctcctcttcgTCCTCctcttattattttcttctcctcttccttaaccttttcttcttctttctcgTCTTCTTCTACTTCCCCTTCACGTCTTCCtactcctcttttttcttccttctcctcttattctacttcctcttcttcttcttccttcctctcttcttcttccccgtctcctctttcttctccccttcttcttcatccttcctctcttcttctttcccttctcctcttccttctcctcttcttcttcttcttcattcccttcttcttcttcttcctcttcttctttcccttatcgtcttccttctccttttcttaagctttgtcctcctcttc
It encodes:
- the LOC136789454 gene encoding uncharacterized protein, with the protein product MKRRRKRRSGRRRGEERRKRGVGRGEGEIYEEENEEEEEKEEEEEKEGEEEKEEENSLKPSQRALLAPGLGSVFPLEIETGLRTSGRVPSKAPHGQKNQNFCVGTRRGDWEVEEEEKEEEEDVKEEQKEV